The following is a genomic window from Paenibacillus sp. FSL R5-0766.
AGCGAAGCGGAATACTCTGCCGAACAGGTGTGGTTCATGAGTGACTCACAATCCTCCGCAATGGAGGCTGCATATGAGCAGGCTGGTGTGACTTACTCTATTGTACCTGAACATATCTTTGTATTTGGACTGTCTGAAGATCCAAAACCGGAAGGAGACATTGCTCCGGGCGATATCATTCTGGGAGTGAACGGAACAGCTACGCCGGATAATACGGTGCTTTCTGCCCAGTTAAAAGATAAAAAGGTCGGAGATACGGTTGAAATGCAACTGGAACGTGGTGGAGAGACCATTAGCCGGGACGTGAAACTGATTCAGGTAAAAGACAGTAAAACGGGTGAAAACCGCCCGGGACTCGGAGTAATGATCGGTGCGGTTCAGAAGGTGAAAGCTGAAGACCCGAACAAACAGATCTCTTTCACAGATACTCAGGTTGGTGGTCCGTCTGCCGGCTTGATGTTTACGTTGGAGATCTATAACCAGTTAACACCTGGAGATCTGACCAAGGGGCATCGAATTGCGGGTACAGGTACCATTACCAAGGAGGGTGTGGTGGGTGCCATTGGTGGTGTAGTGCACAAGATTGTAGCCGCTGACCGAAAAGAAGCGGAGATCTTCTTTGTACCTAAGGATAACTATAAGGAAGCAGCAGCCAAGGCTGAACAGATTGGCACCAAAATGAAACTTGTGCCTGTGAGCACGGTGGATGATGCGCTGGCTTATTTGAAAACCTTGTCCGTGAAATCATAGGTTATCATCGGGCGGGAAGAGATCGAGCCAACGTTGAACCGGATGGATAAAGAACGGATAAAATCGGAACAATTGATTACAATGGAATGAAGTGTGATCAAGTGATTTGAGAAGATCAACAGAAGTTAATAAGGAAATCCCCTTGTTGCGAGGTGCCTGAGTGGCGCGCAGCAAGGGGATTTTTTAAAATTGAATAGTTGAGTGTCGAATAGTGGATATCAATGATCTGTTTGATGATGGAATAAAAAGCTCCATAGAGATGAAGCCTTATGGTCAAAAGCGGATTACAGTCTCACAGGCGACTCATAGTAGTCACTGAACATCCTCCGTGTGTCCTTATGCTCGCAAGCGAGCCCATACGCAACCTGAGCTTGTATATCCAGTTCAAGTTGATTGTGTGTGAACGTCGACGGTTTCAGTACAACAGGAAGCGATGCAGTCTTCTTCATTTGTTTAAGCAGGCTCTGCCCTTGAGCATTAAATCCGAGGACTCGGAGATATCCGGGTCCGGCAGCCAATTGCTCTGGTGAACACTCGGCTTTGGTGTGATTCAGGAGCAGGTGTGCGAGCATACGCTGGAGCTTGGTGCGTGTGTATCGTTTGGTCTTCAGTGCATTCAGGAGTGTTTCGACTGAAGGCTCCGGGAGCTGAGCGAGTGCACGGCTCAGCCGGTGTTCCAGGCCTTCCGTGACTTCGGCGATGCGTTCCAGCTCGGAGGCACGTCGGGTGGCCGCAAGGTGCAACAGCGGCTGTGCAAAGCGCTCCCAGTGTAGGGGAGCGCGCCCTTCCTGCCATTCGCGATGCAGAATGGCAAGGGTTGCCGCCGGCACGTATGGTGCGGCGGCGTTGGGTCCGTCCGCCATCAGCAGGCGGCGGACGGCTGTTGCACTGGCGATCGCCCCCGGCCCGGGCGTCGCCTCATGATACGCGGCACCGGTACGCGCCGCCGTAAAGGGCTGGATCGCGCTGCCAAGTCGTTGCAGCGCGATCAGGTAGTGCAGCCCAAGCGAATTGTTGGGCTGCTCCAGCAGTGCAGCGGCGTCGTGAGCCTCGACGCCGCCGGGCGCCAGTGCCGCCGCCGCGCCTGCGTACGCGGCGGGGTAGCTGGCGCCTTCCCGCAGGCGGCGCGCGATGTCCTCGCGCATCCCTGCGGGCTCCACAGCCAGCACGCGCGCAATGCGCTGCAGGCTGTCCAGGTCGCCAGACTCGCTGCCAAAGCAGAGCGAGTCCACAATGCCGGTGCGGTGCAGCAGCGAGACCGCACCGAAGGCAAACCACTCGGCCGGTTGGACCGCGTACGCAACCGGCAGTTCAAGCACGAGATCCGCGCCTGCGTGCAGCGCCATCTCGGTGCGTGCCCTTTTACCGACGATGGCGGGTTCGCCACGCTGGAGAAAAGGGCCGCTCATGACCGCAACAACGGCGTCTGCGCCGCTTAGCCGCCGAGCTTCCTGCAAATGATAGACATGCCCATTGTGCAAGGGGTTATATTCAACAATGACGCCTACGGCTTTCATGATTAGACGTACTCCTTTCGATTGGATAACCGAGTATGTATAACATCCATTCCATCATAGGGGATGTCATGTATTAGATCAAATCATGCACCAATCAAGACAAGAAAAAGGCACAAATCCAACATCAACGGATGTCAGACTGTGTGCCTGCAAATCTATTGTATAGTACACATTTTGATATTCGGCGAACGACCTCTTCACCTTGATAAATCAGCAGGATAGGACACGTACCCATACACTTATACATCTAGAAAGGAGTTAGGCTAATCACATTTCACAACGTTTTAGACACTTTCCGGCGCGGGAGACAGACTTGCTTTCGGCCCGAAAAATTCATAATGAATGTTGTCCGCTGCAACACCAAGCGCCTGAAGCTCCGAATACACTGCCCACATGAACGAAACGGGTCCGCACAGATAATAAGTGGAATCCAGTTCATCGATCACTTGACGAAGCCAGGCCGCATCCATATAACCTTCCTTATGAAAATACTCATTTTCACGATCAGCATCCTCAGGTTGAGTATAACAATAATAAGCTTTAACGCCCTGATTAAGTTCGACCAGACTGTTCACATGATCACGGAACGCGTGCGATTGACCATTGGGACTTGCATGCAAAAATGTAATGGGGCGATTTTCATTCAAGTTAACCAGCGTATTTAACATGCTGATCATGGGCGTTAGACCCACACCACCACTCAGGAGAACAACAGGCCGTTTATCGTCTGCATTCAGCGTGAAGTCGCCAGCAGGAGCGGATAGTTCCACCTGACTGCCTTCTTCAATGTGATCATGTAGATACGTCGAGATAACTCCGTCAGGGCGCTCTAACACACCTCGCTCACGCTTAACGGAAATGCGATAGTATGGTTTACCCGGGGCATCTGAAAGGCTATACTGACGAATCTGAGTAAATGACTGTGCCTCTGGCTGAATTTTGATGCTGATGTATTGTCCTGGTTCATAGCTGGCAATAGGCTTACCATCGTCTGGAACGAGATAAAAGGACGTGATGACTTCGCTTTCCTGCACTTTCTTGGCAACTTTGAATGTCCGGAACCCTTCCCAGCCACCCGTTTGGTTTTCCGCTTCCGTATACATATCCTGTTCGATCCCGATAAAGGCATTTGCAATGACATTGTAGGCTTCGCCCCACGCGGTGATAATTTCATCCGTTGCCGCATCTCCAAGCACATCTTTGATGGCTTGAAGCAGATAGGTGCCGACAATCGCATATTGCTCGGGAACGATACCCAGGCTGCGATGTTTATGTGCAACTTGCCGGACGGCAGGCAGGATGGAGGACAGATTATCGATATGAAGGGCGGCGGTGTACACCATATTGGCGAGGGCGGCTTGCTGCCGTCCCTGTTTCTGATTTGCATGATTGAAAATATTCAGCAGTTCCGGATGAGCTGTGAACATCGTTTCGTAGAAGTGGCGTGTGATCGCTTCGCCGTGGACTTCAAGTACGGGGACTGTAGATTTAATGACTCTAATCGTGTGCTCACTTAACATATATTTTCCCTCCCGATATGATATGAAATAGTTGGATAATAAATCGGTCATGGAGCTGATCGTGCTTCGGTTTATAGTAAGTATAGATAGGGAGCAAATAGGTCTGTGTGATATAGATCACACTAAACGTTAACGAAATGTGACCGGTGTTTGCAAGGAACTACAATTAAAATGACGACTTGTAGTTTATCTTGAAGTGAGTCTATAATAGACCAGATGGAGTAAACGGTTCTGAGCCATTGGTTTTAAAAAGGGTGTAAAGTTAAAAGTGTTGACAAACGTCTTGAAAAATCGGTATAATGATTTTTGTTTGTTAAGTCAATTTCATAATACTTTTAACGATGAAGCGTCAGAATACATACAGTCAGGATTTACTGCTTTACAAAAGAAGGCTTGACCTGTATAACTGTCGTGATACGTTTGATACGAATTATGAAATTGGTTTCGTTTGGAGTGATGGAAATGTTAATGCCATTTCGCAAAGTGGCTACCAGTGATGGCCCGCTGAAGTTTAACGAACAGTGGGATATCAAGGAACTGGTTTCTAACCGACAAGATATCACAGCCGTTACCCCGCTGACTGCGGATTTATCTGCAGAATTCAGAGAAGGTGACGTTGTGGATGTTCATGGCAAGCTGACCATAGGAGTGGACATGTTGTGCTCCCGTTGTCTCAAGCCGATCAATGAACATTTTCATATTGATTTTCATGAGCAATTCAAGCAGGGAAAACAGCCAGAGGACTTACACGAAGACGATGATACGCTCTATGTGGATGGAGATAGCGTTGATCTGAAGGGTTATGCCGAGGAAGCTTTTCTGCTGGATCTTCCGTTTATACCGCTATGCAGCGATACATGCAAAGGGTTATGCCCCAAGTGTGGCCATGAGCTGAACGAAGGTGACTGCGGTTGTGATAACCAGGTTATCGATCCGCGGCTTGCAGGGCTCAAGGATTTTTTTAAATGAGCATGATTGAAAATCGAACATTGTAACAACTACCTGCAAAGGTTGATTTTGATAAGGAGGTGGGAATAATGGCAGTACCTCAACGGAGAACGTCCAAGACGCGTCGCGACAAACGTCGCACTCACTTTAAATTGGCTGTACCGGGCATGGTGAAATGTGAACAATGTGGCGAACTTAAACTTAGTCACCACGTGTGCAAAGTGTGCGGAACGTACAAAGCAAGAGAGATCATCTCTCAATAATAGTTGGACATCAAGTAGCACTTCATTTCGATGAGGTGCTACTTTTTTTGGATTAGAGGGTGGCTATAGAGGAAGTTGGCAGGCATGAAATCCGTGCTTCACAGGGGTGTATTGTTTTTGTTAGGCCAGTCTTTCTTTTTGACACGGGATGAGATATACTATAGTTTAGTACCAGGTTCTAAGATTTGACGTTACATATAGATGAACCATAATCCGTTTGAGAACGACCCTGGTGACCAGGGATGCAACTATAGAAGCAACAGGAAAGAATGGTTGAACTGGCCGGACGGGACGGTTCCGTAAACGATACAGCGGGGGGTGTCAGGCATCGAACGTGTACCGAAGAGACAGAGGCAACAGCAGTTAACCAAAATGATAGAAGAGAACCCGTTTGTCACGGATCAGGAACTTACACGCCAATTGAAGGTGAGTATTCAGACGATTCGTCTTGACAGGCTGGAACTTGGAATACCTGAACTTCGGGAACGCATGAAATTGATGGCAGAGCTCTCGTATGATCAGGTACGCTCGTTGCCCTTGCATGAGATTATCGGTGATATTGTGGATCTACAACTCGATAAGAGCGGGATTTCCCTGTTTGAGATTAAGGAAGAACACGTATTTTCCAGAACAGGGATTGCACGTGGGCACTATGTCTTTGCACAGGCTAACTCCTTGGCTGTAGCAATTATTAATGATGAGATCGCGTTGACTGCATCAGCAGACATTCGCTTTGTTCGTTCGGTTCATTTGGGAGAGAAATGCATTGCAAAGGCTTATGTGAGATCGATTCCGGGTCAAAAGGGCAAAGCCAAAGTGGAAGTATTCACTTATGTAGGTGAAGAAATGGTGTTTCAAGGCAACTTTGTAATCTACCATTCAGGTGGAGAAGACAGCGGAGAAGGAGGTCATTTGGAATGAAAATCGTCATTGATGCCATGGGAGGCGACAATGCACCTGCATCAACGGTAGAAGGTGCGATTGCCGCAGCCACTGAGTGGGCGGATACACAGATCGTCCTGATCGGCGATGAAGCCAAGCTGGAGCCTCTTTTGAGTCAGTCAGGTGTGAGACCTGCCAATCTTACGGTCCGGCACGCTTCCGAAGTTATTGGCTCGGATGATGAACCCGTCAAAGCAGTGCGTCGCAAGAAGGATGCCTCCATGGTGGTCGCAGGTCGCATGCTGAAAGAGGGCGAAGCGGACGCGATGATCTCGGCGGGCAATACCGGAGCGCTGATGACAGCGGGATTGCTTGTTGTAGGTCGCATGGAAGGTATTGAACGTCCGGCGCTTGCGCCTATGATTCCAACAATTGATGATGTAGGTGTACTTGCGCTGGATCTGGGAGCGAATATGGATGCCAAACCGGAGCACCTTGCACAATATGGCCTGATGGGCAGTTTGTATAGGCAAAAAGTACAGGGCATTGAGTCCCCACGAGTGGGCTTGCTCAATGTAGGAACAGAGCCAGGCAAGGGAAATGAGTTAACCAAACATGCATATCCTTTACTGGAACAACTCCCAATTCGGTTTGTCGGTAATGTTGAGGCACGTGATGTGCTGACTGGTGCTTGCGATGTGCTTGTATGTGACGGTTTTGCAGGGAATATCCTGCTGAAGTCGCTTGAAGGCACAGCAGGTGCCATTTTCGCCTTGCTTAAGGAACAATTTTCATCTTCTCTTAAAAGTAAACTGGCTGCGGCTGTACTGATGCCTGAGCTGCGTGGTTTGAAACGAAAGCTGGATTATACGGAGCATGGCGGAGCGCCACTTCTTGGTTTGAGTAGACTGGTTGTGAAAAGTCATGGATCTGCTGATGGCAATGCCATCAAAAATGCTGTGCGCCAGGCTCGGATTGCAGTGCAGAATCAGCTGGTAGAGAGCATATCTAAGGAAATTAGCGGGAAGTGAGTGACGATATGAATAATTTGCGCCCAGTAGGGGTTATTGGTACAGGGAAATATGTGCCTGAGAAAATTTTGACAAATAGCGATCTGGAGAAAATGGTCGATACCAATGACGAGTGGATCGTCAGTCGTACAGGAATCAAAGAGCGTCACATCGCTGCACCCGATCAGGCAACTTCTGATCTGGCATACGAAGCGGCTATTAAAGCCCTTGAATCTGCAGGCATGACAGGCAGTGATCTAGACCTGATTATTGTTGCAACCATTACCCCGGATTCTTCGTTCCCATCGACAGCCTGCATCTTGCAGGACAAATTGGGTGCAAAAGGTGCCGCGGCGTTTGATCTGTCGGCTGCTTGTTCCGGATTTGTATACGGTTTGGCTAGTGCTACGAGCTTCATCCAAAGCGGTATGTACAACAATGCACTTGTTATTGGTGCGGACTGCTTGTCTCGTATTACGGATTATACAGACCGTAACACATGTGTCCTCTTTGGTGATGGAGCAGGCGCGGTAGTCGTTGGTGAAGTTCCGGAAGGTCGCGGATTCAAAGCATTCGATCTCGGTGCCGAAGGTTCTGGCGGTAGTCTTCTTCAGATGGAAGGCGGCGGTTCCCGTCTGCCTGCTTCCGCAGAGACCGTTGAAAATAAAAAACATTACATCTACATGAACGGTCGTGAAGTGTTCAAGTTTGCGGTACGTGTCATGGGGACGGCTACCATTGAGGTATTACGCAAGGCTGGTATGGAGCGTACGGATGTGGATCTGTTTGTTCCTCACCAAGCGAATATTCGGATTATCCAATCTGCGATGCAACGACTTGAACTTCCTGAAGAAAAGGTTGTAGTCAACGTGGATAAGTATGCAAACACATCAGCTGCTTCCATCCCGCTTGCTCTGGTAGAAGCTGCGGAGGAAGGTCGCATGAAAGCCGGAGATACCGTCCTGATGGTTGGATTCGGTGGCGGTTTGACATGGGGTGCATCGGTACTCGTTTGGTAAAATAGACATCTGGGAGATGAATGAGATGGGTAAAATAGCATTTGTATTTCCCGGACAGGGATCACAGGCTGTAGGCATGGCTAAGGACGCGTATGAGTCTGTGCCTGCGGCAACCGAAATTTTTCGCACAGCAGATGAAACATTGGGTTTCTCGCTGAGCAACCTTGTATTTGAAGGACCGGAGACCGAGTTGAAACAGACATCAAATACACAACCGGCTCTGTTGACAGCAAGTATTGCCTTGCTTGAAGCTTTCAAAGAAAAAGGAATTCAGCCTGACTATACGGCTGGACACAGCCTGGGAGAATACAGTGCACTGGTGGCAGCGGGCGTTCTTTCGTTTGCTGACGCAGTGAGCACTGTGCGGGCACGTGGTCAGTATATGGAACAGGCAGTACCGGGTGGACAAGGAGCGATGGCTGCTGTGTTGGGTGCGGATCGGGAAGCGCTGGGGGTGCTTTGCCGTGACGTATCTGAAAGTGGTCATGCGGTTGAACTTGCCAACATGAATTGTCCGGGACAAATCGTCATTTCTGGTGTGAAAGAAGGCGTAGCTGCTGTCTCGGAACGAGTGAAGGAAGCAGGCGGTAAACGCGCCATTGCATTGGAAGTAAGCGGTCCGTTCCACTCTTCATTGATGAAGGGTGCAGCTGAGAAGCTGGCAGAGAAACTGAAAAACGTTACGTTCTCACCGGCAACGGTCCCTGTAGTCGTTAATGTGACTGCAAGACCTGCAGAGGATGGACAGGTTCAGGATTTGTTGACAGCTCAGGTCTATTCTCCTGTATTATGGGAAGACAGTGTGACATGGCTTATTGAGCAAGGCGTGGATACGTTCATCGAGATTGGATCTGGCAGTGTATTGACCGGTTTGATTAAAAAAACAGATAAAACCGTAAAATTGTACAATGTGAACAGTCTTGAAACGCTCGAAGTAACGGCAAGTGCGTTGAAGTGATTAGCAGGGATTAGATTTGGGGAAAGGAGGAATGATTATGTCTAAACCATTAGAAGGTAAAAATGCACTCGTTACCGGGGCATCCCGGGGCATTGGGCGCAGTATTGCACTGGCACTTGCAGAAGCTGGAGCGAACGTAGCCGTGAATTATGCGGGTAGTCAAGCGGCAGCGGAGGAAGTGGCGGAAGCAATTCGTGCCAAAGGAGTCAAGGCGATTACACTTCAAGCCAATGTTGGCCTGATGGATGAAGCTGAACAAATGGTCAAAGCTACACTCGAAGCATGGGGCAACGTTGATATTCTGGTGAACAATGCCGGTATTACCCGTGATAATCTGATCATGCGTATGAAAGAGGAAGAATTCGATCAGGTTATTGAAACCAATCTCAAAGGTGTGTTTAACTGCCTTAAGGCGGTTACACGTCCAATGATGAAACAACGGTCGGGAAGAATTATCAATATCTCCTCGGTTGTAGGTGTGCTCGGTAATGCTGGACAAGCAAACTATGTTGCTGCCAAAGCAGGCGTCATTGGCCTGACAAAGGCATCTGCTCGTGAACTGGCTTCTCGTGGAATCACAGTTAACTGTGTTGCACCAGGTTTCATTGAGACAGATATGACAAAAGAGTTGTCCCAGGAGCTGGTGGACGGTATGCTAAGTGGTATTCCGTTGTCCCGTTTGGGTCAGCCGGATGAAATCGCCGGTGTAGTCACGTTCCTGGCTTCACAGGCTTCATCTTATATGACAGGGCAGACGCTGCATGTCGATGGTGGCATGTACATGTAATTCTTCCCGGACTTGAACAATAGTCGGGGAACAGGCGCTGGACGATCCGAAATGCCGGAAAAAGGCCGGGTTCCCCGGCCGGGAGCCGCATATGTCTTCTATGGCATTTTGCCTGCGATTCTCGTATAATACCAAAGAAGGAGGTGAACCGGATGTCCGATGTATTGGAGCGTGTAAAACGCATCGTCGTCGACCGCTTGGGCGCAGACGAAGCTGAAGTTACACTTGAAGCATCTTTCAAAGAAGATTTGGGTGCTGATTCTTTGGATGTAGTGGAATTGGTCATGGAATTGGAAGATGAATTTGATTTGGAAATCTCTGATGAAGATGCAGAAAAAATCACGACCGTAGGTGAAGTTGTAAACTACATACAATCTCATACCTAAAGTCATTTTTAGTCCCGCACATGTTTTCGAACAGGCGGGACTTCTCATCATTCATTGGTTTTTCTCATTCCGCAAGCAACTCTACTCAAGCAGGCCTGTCTTGGTTGAATAGATGTCTGTTTGCGGATATTCCCACAAAATACTTGCGTAATGCAGTCGATATAGAGGTGACTCGGTTTGAAACAAAGAGTAGTAATTACCGGAATGGGCGTAATGACATCGCTCGGAAAAGATTTGGAAACGTTCTGGGGCAGTTTAATGGCAGGAAAGTCCGGAATTTCTCAGATTGAGGCGTTTGATGTTAGTGAATACACGACACAGATTGCAGCCGAGATCAAGAATTTCAACCCGGAAGAATATATGGATCGCAAGGATGCGCGCAAAATGGATCGTTTTGTACAGTTCGCTGTGGCAGCCGGCTTCAAAGCCGTTGAAGACAGTGGTCTGAAAATTAACGAGAATATTGATGCAGAGCGTTTCGGTGTATCCATCGGATCAGGAATTGGTGGATTGGGTACGTGGGAGGACCAACATAATGCATTGTTGCAAAAAGGTCCAAAACGGGTAAGTCCATTCTTTATTCCCATGATGATCTCCAACATGGCTTCAGGCCAAATGTCCATTTCTCTTGGTGCCAAAGGTCCTAACATTAACGTTGTTACGGCTTGTGCAACAGGTACACACTCCATCGGAGATTCCTTCAAGCTGATTGCGAATGGTGATGCAGATGCCATGATCTGTGGTGGTGCGGAAGCAACAATCAGACCTACGGGTCTTGCAGGGTTCTGTGCGATGCGCGCAATGTCTACACGTAATGATGATCCTGCGAAGTCCAGCCGTCCTTTTGATACAGAACGTGATGGTTTTGTTATGGGCGAAGGCGCTGGTGTTCTGATTCTGGAATCCCTGGAGCATGCTCAAAAACGTGGTGCACGCATTTATGGTGAAGTGATCGGTTACGGTCTGACAGGTGATGCACATCACATGACAGAACCAGATCCGGACGGAGCAGCACGTTGTATGAAGATGGCACTTCGTAATGCGGGTATTGAGCCTGAAGAAGTGGACTACATTAATGCACACGGAACTTCGACGCCTGTAGGCGACAGATCCGAAACGCTTGCAATCAAAAAGGCGTTTGGTGATCATGCGTACAAGCTCGCCGTGAGTTCCACTAAATCCATGACGGGCCACATGCTTGGCGCTGCTGGTGGTGTAGAAGCGGTTATCTGCGGATTGTCACTGACACATCAGACACTGGCTCCAACGATTAACCTGGAAAATCAGGACCCGGAATGTGATCTGGATTATGTACCAAATGTTCCACGTCAAACCAAAGTTAATATTGCCATGTCCAATTCATTTGGATTCGGCGGTCACAATGCCACCATTATTCTCAAAAAATTTGAAGCATAAGGGGCTAGTTCGTTTGAGTGAAGATCTGAAGCAGTTACAACATAAACTTCAAATCAAATTTGACAACAGGCAGCTTTTAAAACAAGCGTTTACCCATGCTTCTTATGTAAACGAACACCGGTTCAGTCAGCATCAGGACAACGAGCGTCTGGAGTTTCTGGGCGATGCCGTGCTGGAACTGACTGTATCGGAATACTTGTATCATTTGTATCCTAACCGTCCGGAAGGTGAATTAACTAAGCTGCGGGCATCCATTGTCTGTGAGCCTTCCCTCGTCAAATTTGCTGAAGCGTTGGGTTTTGGGCAGTATGTACTTCTTGGTAAAGGTGAGGAACTAACTGGAGGACGAACACGGCCGGCTCTGCTGGCAGATGTGTTTGAATCTTTCATTGGTGCATTGTATCTGGATCAGGGGCTTGCGCCTGTTCGGACATTTCTTGATCAGCATGTCTTCCCATTAATTGTATTGGGCAGCAAGCTGCAAATGAGTGATTACAAAACGGAACTGC
Proteins encoded in this region:
- the hmpA gene encoding NO-inducible flavohemoprotein — protein: MLSEHTIRVIKSTVPVLEVHGEAITRHFYETMFTAHPELLNIFNHANQKQGRQQAALANMVYTAALHIDNLSSILPAVRQVAHKHRSLGIVPEQYAIVGTYLLQAIKDVLGDAATDEIITAWGEAYNVIANAFIGIEQDMYTEAENQTGGWEGFRTFKVAKKVQESEVITSFYLVPDDGKPIASYEPGQYISIKIQPEAQSFTQIRQYSLSDAPGKPYYRISVKRERGVLERPDGVISTYLHDHIEEGSQVELSAPAGDFTLNADDKRPVVLLSGGVGLTPMISMLNTLVNLNENRPITFLHASPNGQSHAFRDHVNSLVELNQGVKAYYCYTQPEDADRENEYFHKEGYMDAAWLRQVIDELDSTYYLCGPVSFMWAVYSELQALGVAADNIHYEFFGPKASLSPAPESV
- a CDS encoding nucleotidyltransferase, producing MKAVGVIVEYNPLHNGHVYHLQEARRLSGADAVVAVMSGPFLQRGEPAIVGKRARTEMALHAGADLVLELPVAYAVQPAEWFAFGAVSLLHRTGIVDSLCFGSESGDLDSLQRIARVLAVEPAGMREDIARRLREGASYPAAYAGAAAALAPGGVEAHDAAALLEQPNNSLGLHYLIALQRLGSAIQPFTAARTGAAYHEATPGPGAIASATAVRRLLMADGPNAAAPYVPAATLAILHREWQEGRAPLHWERFAQPLLHLAATRRASELERIAEVTEGLEHRLSRALAQLPEPSVETLLNALKTKRYTRTKLQRMLAHLLLNHTKAECSPEQLAAGPGYLRVLGFNAQGQSLLKQMKKTASLPVVLKPSTFTHNQLELDIQAQVAYGLACEHKDTRRMFSDYYESPVRL
- the fabG gene encoding 3-oxoacyl-[acyl-carrier-protein] reductase, translating into MSKPLEGKNALVTGASRGIGRSIALALAEAGANVAVNYAGSQAAAEEVAEAIRAKGVKAITLQANVGLMDEAEQMVKATLEAWGNVDILVNNAGITRDNLIMRMKEEEFDQVIETNLKGVFNCLKAVTRPMMKQRSGRIINISSVVGVLGNAGQANYVAAKAGVIGLTKASARELASRGITVNCVAPGFIETDMTKELSQELVDGMLSGIPLSRLGQPDEIAGVVTFLASQASSYMTGQTLHVDGGMYM
- the fapR gene encoding transcription factor FapR, giving the protein MIEENPFVTDQELTRQLKVSIQTIRLDRLELGIPELRERMKLMAELSYDQVRSLPLHEIIGDIVDLQLDKSGISLFEIKEEHVFSRTGIARGHYVFAQANSLAVAIINDEIALTASADIRFVRSVHLGEKCIAKAYVRSIPGQKGKAKVEVFTYVGEEMVFQGNFVIYHSGGEDSGEGGHLE
- a CDS encoding beta-ketoacyl-ACP synthase III, whose product is MNNLRPVGVIGTGKYVPEKILTNSDLEKMVDTNDEWIVSRTGIKERHIAAPDQATSDLAYEAAIKALESAGMTGSDLDLIIVATITPDSSFPSTACILQDKLGAKGAAAFDLSAACSGFVYGLASATSFIQSGMYNNALVIGADCLSRITDYTDRNTCVLFGDGAGAVVVGEVPEGRGFKAFDLGAEGSGGSLLQMEGGGSRLPASAETVENKKHYIYMNGREVFKFAVRVMGTATIEVLRKAGMERTDVDLFVPHQANIRIIQSAMQRLELPEEKVVVNVDKYANTSAASIPLALVEAAEEGRMKAGDTVLMVGFGGGLTWGASVLVW
- the rpmF gene encoding 50S ribosomal protein L32 gives rise to the protein MAVPQRRTSKTRRDKRRTHFKLAVPGMVKCEQCGELKLSHHVCKVCGTYKAREIISQ
- a CDS encoding DUF177 domain-containing protein; the encoded protein is MKLVSFGVMEMLMPFRKVATSDGPLKFNEQWDIKELVSNRQDITAVTPLTADLSAEFREGDVVDVHGKLTIGVDMLCSRCLKPINEHFHIDFHEQFKQGKQPEDLHEDDDTLYVDGDSVDLKGYAEEAFLLDLPFIPLCSDTCKGLCPKCGHELNEGDCGCDNQVIDPRLAGLKDFFK
- the acpP gene encoding acyl carrier protein, producing the protein MSDVLERVKRIVVDRLGADEAEVTLEASFKEDLGADSLDVVELVMELEDEFDLEISDEDAEKITTVGEVVNYIQSHT
- a CDS encoding SepM family pheromone-processing serine protease, translating into MNRIRKSGGFRASIFVIVVALVVYVAVYMPTPYIIYMPGSADEVKPMVTVKGGDQEEHGVFMMTTVSATYANVFLLGTSLFNKNAQVDKKEDRLRGKSEAEYSAEQVWFMSDSQSSAMEAAYEQAGVTYSIVPEHIFVFGLSEDPKPEGDIAPGDIILGVNGTATPDNTVLSAQLKDKKVGDTVEMQLERGGETISRDVKLIQVKDSKTGENRPGLGVMIGAVQKVKAEDPNKQISFTDTQVGGPSAGLMFTLEIYNQLTPGDLTKGHRIAGTGTITKEGVVGAIGGVVHKIVAADRKEAEIFFVPKDNYKEAAAKAEQIGTKMKLVPVSTVDDALAYLKTLSVKS
- the plsX gene encoding phosphate acyltransferase PlsX, with amino-acid sequence MKIVIDAMGGDNAPASTVEGAIAAATEWADTQIVLIGDEAKLEPLLSQSGVRPANLTVRHASEVIGSDDEPVKAVRRKKDASMVVAGRMLKEGEADAMISAGNTGALMTAGLLVVGRMEGIERPALAPMIPTIDDVGVLALDLGANMDAKPEHLAQYGLMGSLYRQKVQGIESPRVGLLNVGTEPGKGNELTKHAYPLLEQLPIRFVGNVEARDVLTGACDVLVCDGFAGNILLKSLEGTAGAIFALLKEQFSSSLKSKLAAAVLMPELRGLKRKLDYTEHGGAPLLGLSRLVVKSHGSADGNAIKNAVRQARIAVQNQLVESISKEISGK
- the fabD gene encoding ACP S-malonyltransferase gives rise to the protein MGKIAFVFPGQGSQAVGMAKDAYESVPAATEIFRTADETLGFSLSNLVFEGPETELKQTSNTQPALLTASIALLEAFKEKGIQPDYTAGHSLGEYSALVAAGVLSFADAVSTVRARGQYMEQAVPGGQGAMAAVLGADREALGVLCRDVSESGHAVELANMNCPGQIVISGVKEGVAAVSERVKEAGGKRAIALEVSGPFHSSLMKGAAEKLAEKLKNVTFSPATVPVVVNVTARPAEDGQVQDLLTAQVYSPVLWEDSVTWLIEQGVDTFIEIGSGSVLTGLIKKTDKTVKLYNVNSLETLEVTASALK